A segment of the Bacteriovorax sp. PP10 genome:
TTTCATCTTCAAAAAGATTTTAGAGTTCGTTTATTAATAACATTAATTGGTAGTTAATTATGGCTGAATCAAATTCACATGAAACTGTCGAGCTAGCTAAAGGTGATACACCAGATTTCAAATGGTACATCGCAAAAGCTCAGACTGGACAAGAAAACAAAGTAACAAAATCTCTTAAAGAGAGAATCGTTAACTATAAAATGACAGACCTTTTCGCCGAGGTTCTTGTTCCGGAAGAAACAGTTGTTACAACTGCTAACGGGAAGAAGAAGACCATCAAGAAAAAGTTTTTTCCAGGTTACGTCTTGATTAAGATGATCATGAATGATAAGACTTGGCACCTTGTTAAAAGTACTGACAAAATCACTGGTTTTGTTGGGGGAACGTTAGATAAACCAGCTCCAATTACGAATGAGGAAGCTGCTTATATGACAACTCAAATGGAAGACGGGTTCAAAAAACCACGTACTTCTATTAATTTCTCTGAAGGTGAGAGCGTTAAGGTTATTGAAGGACCATTCGCTAACTTCGTAGGAACGATTGAAGCAGTAAGTGATAAAGGAAAGATTAAAGTTAACGTATCAATCTTCGGTAGACCAACTCCAGTAGAGTTAGATTTTACTCAGGTTGAAAAAGTTTCTTAAAAAAATATTTGTTGGAATGTAGTAGGAGTTCATATGGCTAAGAAAGTAACAGGTTTTATTAAATTACAAATCGCAGGCGGAAAGGCAAACCCATCACCACCAATTGGACCAGCTCTTGGTCAAAAAGGTGTTAACATTATGGAATTTTGCAAAGCTTTCAATGCAAAAACTCAAGCACAAAACGGTGTAACACTTCCAACGATCATCACAGTTTACTCTGATAGATCATTTACATTTGTTACAAAAACGCCACCGGCTACTTACCTTTTAAAAGATAAGTTAAAAATCACTTCTGGAGCTCAAAAGCCAGGATCTGAAGTTATGGCTAAAACTGTTTCAAAGAAAGTTGTAGAAGAAATCGTTGAAACGAAAAAAGTAGACTTAACTGCTGGATCAAAAGAAGCAGGAATGAGAACAATCGAAGGATCTGTTCGTTCAATGGGTCTAAAACTAGATTACTAATTAACAGGCCCCTCGGGGCTTAATTTAAGTGGGAGACTGCAAAGTCGTTTGACCACAGGAGAATCATATGAAAAAGCCTTCAAAGCGTTACGCTGAAGCATCAGCAAAAGTAGACAAAACTAAAGTTTACTCTTCAGAAGAAGCTATTAAATTAGCTAAAGAAACAAAATCAGCAAAATTCGACGAAACTGTTGATCTAGCATTCAGACTTGGTGTTGATCCAAGACATGCTGATCAAATGATCAGAGGAGCTCTTGCTCTTCCAGCTGGAACAGGAAGAACTGTTAGAGTTGTTGCGATCACTTCAGGATCAAAAGTTGATGAAGCTACAGCAGCGGGTGCAGACTTCGCTGGTGGCGACGATATCATTACAAAAATCGCTGGTGGATGGTTAGACTTCGACCGCGTAATCGCATCTCCAGATATGATGAGTAAACTTGGAAAAGTTGCTCGTTTACTTGGACCTCGTGGTTTAATGCCAAACCCGAAACTTGGTACTGTAACAACTGACGTAGCTGGAGCTGTAAAAGAGCAAAAGGCCGGAAAAGTAGAATACAGAACTGAGAAGACAGGTATCATTCACGTTCCAATCGGGAAGACTTCTTTCACAGCTGAACAACTTAAAGCAAACTACGCTGCAGTTGTTGGTGCTATCGTAAAAGCGAAGCCAGCATCAGCGAAAGGAACTTATATTAAATCTCTAACTCTTAGTACAACTATGGGTCCAGGGATCAAGATTGATACAGTAGAAGCTTTTAACATTATTTAATTAATTACGTAGGGATTGAAGAAAGTCGGTTTGTTAATTTTTTACCCAAAAAGTTAACTATAAAGCCTGCCTAAATCTCCCTCCAAATACTAACTAGGAGGATTTATGCTAAATCGTGCCGAGAAAGAAGCAATCATCCAAGATCTTAAAACAGATATTGGAAGAGCTAAGGCTGTCTTTCTTACAAACCTAATCGGTATCAGTTCAAATGATGCAGTTAAGGTAAGAAAAGCGGTTCGCGACTCAAATGGAAAAATGGTCGTAACTAGAAACACGCTTTTCAAAAAAGCCGCAGAAGGAACTTCTGCAGCAGAACTTGTTGCTAACTTATCAGGACCGCATGCTCTTGCATTCGCTTTCGATGATCCAGCAGCAGTTGCAAAATCTTTAAAAGAAGCAGGGGCTACACTAGACCTTGTGGAACTTAAAGGTGGAACACTTGATGGTGTAATGCTATCTAAAGCTCAAGTAAAACAACTTGCGGATTTACCTTCTAGAGACCAAATGCTTGGTACTTTATTAGCTACTTTCTTAGCTCCTGTTTCTGCTTTTGCTAGAGTGCTTTATGCAATCCAAGAGAAAAAAGAAGCCGGCGAACTTTCAGCTTAATTACAAAAATTTAAATTATTACTTATTAGGAGACTTATATGAGCGTTACAAATGAACAATTAATCGAACACATCTCAAAAATGTCAGTTTTAGACCTTGCTAACCTAGTTAAAGAACTAGAAGAAAAATTCGGTGTTTCAGCTGCTCCTGTAGCTGTAGCTGGTGCTGCTGGTCCTGCTGCTGCTGTTGAAGAGCAAACTGAATTCACAGTTATGCTTCTTGATGGTGGAGAGAAGAAAATTAACGTAATTAAGGAAATCCGTACAATTACTGGTCTTGGGCTAAAAGAAGCTAAAGATCTAGTAGAAGGCGCTCCTAAAATGGTTAAAGAAGGAATCGCAAAAGCTGACGCTGAAGCAATCAAGAAAACTCTTGAAGGTGCTGGAGCTAAGGTTGAACTTAAGTAATTTGAAAGCTTACGTTTAAATAGATTTTTTATAATAAGGTGTGAAAGAGAGAAATCTCTTTCACGCCTTTTTGTGTTTTTTTGCTTTTTATAATTTTATTCTAAGAATATTTATCTCTTATACGAGGAGAGCGCGATGACTCAGGTTTTTTCACCTAACGAATGGTTTCGCAAAACCTTTTCAAATACTCCAGCAGTATTAGATACACCACCCCTTATGAAGTTACAGGTTAACTCTTATGAAGATTTTCTTCAAAAGGACGTACCTCCAGCTAAGAGAATTGATAATGGACTTCAACAAGTCTTCAAATCAGTTTTCCCAATTTATGACTTTAACAAGACAGTTTCTCTAGAGTTCGTTTCTTACTCTCTAGAAGAACCTAAATATACTGTAAAAGAATGTCGCCAACGTGGCCTTTCTTACGAAGCACCACTTAAGGTTGTTGTTCGCCTAGTATTCTTCGACGTAACTGTTGATAGAGATGGTGTTGAACAAAGAACTGTTTCATCTGTAAAAGAACAGGAAGTTTACTTAGGTAACATCCCTCTTATGGCCGAAACTGGTTCATTCGTTTACAACGGAACTGAGCGAGTAATCGTATCTCAGTTACACAGATCTCCAGGGATCATTTTCGAACACGACAACGGAAAAAAACACTCTTCTGGTAAACTTCTATATTCAGCAAGAATCATTCCTCATAGAGGATCTTGGCTAGATTTCGAATTCGATCACAAGAACATTCTATTCGCTCGTATCGATAGAAAGAGAAAGCTTCATGCATCTGTTGTTTTAAAAGCAATGGGATTCTCTACTTCTGAACTTTTAAAAGAATTCTACCAAATGGAAGCTCTGTCTTTTAACAAAGACGGATCTTACTCACGTAAACTAGATTTCAATCTTCTAGTTGGAACGAGAGCAAACGCTGATATCCTTGATAAAGCAGGGAACGCGATTGTTAAAAAAGGTAAAAAATATACAAAAGCTTCTACTAAGAAAATGGAAGACGCAAAAATTACTGAACTACCAGTTGAACTAGACGAAGTAGTAGGGAAAGTTTTAGCGGAAGATATCTTCAATGAGAAAACAGGTGAAGTAATTTGCCTTGCTAACGAAGCTCTTTCTGAATCTAAGATCATGGACCTGATCAAAGCTGGTGTTAAAGAAGTTAACGTTCTTTACATCGACATGATCAACTACGGTGACCAGATCAGAAACACACTTCTTATCGATAAAACAGAAACGAAAGAAGACGCTCTAATTAAAATTTTCGAAAGACTAAGACCAGGGGAACCTCCAACGGTTGAAGCTGCATCTCTACTTTTCGAAAACCTTTTCTTCAATAAAGACAAATACGACTTATCAAAAGTTGGTCGTATGAAAATCAACTACAAATTCGGAATGAACATTCCTGTAGAAGAAACTGTTTTAACAAGAAGAGATATCCTAACTACTGTTCAGTACCTGGTAGAACTTAACAACGGTAAAGGTAAAGTCGATGATATCGATCACCTTGGTAACCGTCGTGTAAGAGCTGTAGGTGAACTTCTAGAAAACCAATTCAGAGTTGGTCTTGTTAGAATGGAAAGAGCAGTTAAAGAAAGAATGGCAATTCAAGAAATTGAAACAATGATGCCATACGATCTAGTTAACCAAAAACCAGTTGCAGCAGCTGTAAAAGAATTCTTTGGTTCTTCTCAGCTTTCTCAATTCATGGATCAGACTAACCCACTTTCGGAAGTAACTCATAAGAGACGTCTATCTGCCCTTGGGCCAGGTGGTCTAACTCGTGAGCGCGCAGGATTCGAAGTACGTGACGTACACCCTACTCACTACGGAAGAATGTGTCCGGTAGAGACTCCAGAAGGACCAAACATTGGTCTTATTACATCTCTAGCTACATACGCTCGCGTTTCTGAATACGGATTCATTGAAACTCCTTACCAAGTAATTGGTGATGATAGATCTATCTCAGCTCCAAAATACTTCTCAGCTTTCGAAGAGGAAGGAAAAGTAATTGCTCAGCTAGATGCTAAATACGTAAAAGACAAACACATCGTTGGTGACGCTATCGCTGCTCGTTCTGCGGGTGACTTTACAATCGTTAATGCTAACGAAGTTCAGTTAATGGACGTTTCTCCAACTCAGATGATTTCGATTGCAACATCTCTTATTCCATTCCTGGAGCATGATGATGCCAACAGAGCCCTAATGGGATCGAACATGATGAGACAGGCAGTACCAGTTGTTAGAACTGATGCTCCTATCGTTGGAACAGGGGTTGAGCAAATTATCGCTCGTGACTCTGGTGCAATTGTTTACGCAAAAGAATCAGGAAAAGTAATTTTCGTTGACTCAAACAGAATCGTAATCCAAAGAGAAAACTTCTCTGAAGGTGAGTCTGGAGTTGATGTTTATAAACTTACTAAGTACCAACGTACTAACCAAAATACTTGTAACAACCAAAAAGCTCTTGTTAAAGAGGGTGATAAGGCTACAAAGGGAATGGTTATTGCTGACGGTCCAGCTACTCAGCTGGGTGACTTAGCCCTTGGACAAAACGTGCTTGTAGCGTTCATGCCATGGGGTGGTTATAACTATGAAGACTCGATCCTAATCAACGAAAACATTCTTGCAAGAGACGTGTTTACTTCTGTTCACATTGAAAGCTTCGAAATTGAAGCTCGTGATACAAAATTAGGTAAAGAAGAAATCACTCGCGATATTCCAAACGTTTCTGAAGAGGCCCTAAAAGACCTTGATGAAGCTGGTATCATCCGCGTTGGTGCGATCATTAAGCCAGGGGATATCCTTGTTGGTAAGATCACTCCAAAAGGTGAGTCTCAACTTTCTCCGGAAGAAAAACTTCTTAAAGCTATCTTCGGTGACAAAGCTGGAGACGTTAAAGATACATCTTTAAGAGTTCCATCTTCAGTAAGAGGAACTGTAATCGACGCTAAAGTTTACACAAGAGAAGGTGTTGAACTAGACGCTAGATCTAAAGAAATCATCGATCACGAAACGACACTAATCCGTCGTGACGAGCGTATCGAAATTAAAGCAATCCAAACTTCAGCAATCCAAAAAATCGCTGAAATGTTCAAAGGTGCGAAGACTACAGATAAACTAATCTCAGAAGACGGTACAACTGAACTTCTTGGAAAAGGGATCGCTGTTACAGGAGAAATCCTTGCTTCAATTCCTTTCGAACTAATTGGTTACTTACCTCTTGAAGCTGCTCTGGAAGAAAAACTTTCAGAATACTTCGCTGACGTAAGAAACAGAATTACTAGAGTTCGCCAAAAAGCTAACGAAGAAATCGCAAAACTACATAAAGGTGATGAACTTCCTCCAGGAGTTATCAAGAAAGTTATGGTTTACGTTGCGATTAAGAGAAAGCTTCAGCCAGGTGATAAGATGGCCGGCCGTCACGGAAACAAAGGGGTAATCTCTAATGTTGTTCCTGCGGAAGATATGCCATTCCTTGCTGACGGTACTCCTGTTGAAATCGTTCTTAACCCACTAGGGGTTCCATCACGTATGAACATCGGGCAGCTTCTTGAGCTTCACCTTGGATGGGCAGGTCGTGGTCTTGGTGAAAAAATCAAGATGATGATGGAAGAGAATGCAAAAGTTCATGAACTGAAAGATTTCATCTACCAAATCTACAAGACTGAAGAAGTTAAAGACTGGTTGAAGAAAGCTACAGACGAAAGAGTTATTGAAGTTGCTGAACAACTTACAATGGGTGTTCGTTTCTCTACAAGTGTGTTCGATGGTGC
Coding sequences within it:
- the nusG gene encoding transcription termination/antitermination protein NusG; the encoded protein is MAESNSHETVELAKGDTPDFKWYIAKAQTGQENKVTKSLKERIVNYKMTDLFAEVLVPEETVVTTANGKKKTIKKKFFPGYVLIKMIMNDKTWHLVKSTDKITGFVGGTLDKPAPITNEEAAYMTTQMEDGFKKPRTSINFSEGESVKVIEGPFANFVGTIEAVSDKGKIKVNVSIFGRPTPVELDFTQVEKVS
- the rplK gene encoding 50S ribosomal protein L11, giving the protein MAKKVTGFIKLQIAGGKANPSPPIGPALGQKGVNIMEFCKAFNAKTQAQNGVTLPTIITVYSDRSFTFVTKTPPATYLLKDKLKITSGAQKPGSEVMAKTVSKKVVEEIVETKKVDLTAGSKEAGMRTIEGSVRSMGLKLDY
- the rplA gene encoding 50S ribosomal protein L1, producing MKKPSKRYAEASAKVDKTKVYSSEEAIKLAKETKSAKFDETVDLAFRLGVDPRHADQMIRGALALPAGTGRTVRVVAITSGSKVDEATAAGADFAGGDDIITKIAGGWLDFDRVIASPDMMSKLGKVARLLGPRGLMPNPKLGTVTTDVAGAVKEQKAGKVEYRTEKTGIIHVPIGKTSFTAEQLKANYAAVVGAIVKAKPASAKGTYIKSLTLSTTMGPGIKIDTVEAFNII
- the rplJ gene encoding 50S ribosomal protein L10; the protein is MLNRAEKEAIIQDLKTDIGRAKAVFLTNLIGISSNDAVKVRKAVRDSNGKMVVTRNTLFKKAAEGTSAAELVANLSGPHALAFAFDDPAAVAKSLKEAGATLDLVELKGGTLDGVMLSKAQVKQLADLPSRDQMLGTLLATFLAPVSAFARVLYAIQEKKEAGELSA
- the rplL gene encoding 50S ribosomal protein L7/L12, whose amino-acid sequence is MSVTNEQLIEHISKMSVLDLANLVKELEEKFGVSAAPVAVAGAAGPAAAVEEQTEFTVMLLDGGEKKINVIKEIRTITGLGLKEAKDLVEGAPKMVKEGIAKADAEAIKKTLEGAGAKVELK
- the rpoB gene encoding DNA-directed RNA polymerase subunit beta, which encodes MTQVFSPNEWFRKTFSNTPAVLDTPPLMKLQVNSYEDFLQKDVPPAKRIDNGLQQVFKSVFPIYDFNKTVSLEFVSYSLEEPKYTVKECRQRGLSYEAPLKVVVRLVFFDVTVDRDGVEQRTVSSVKEQEVYLGNIPLMAETGSFVYNGTERVIVSQLHRSPGIIFEHDNGKKHSSGKLLYSARIIPHRGSWLDFEFDHKNILFARIDRKRKLHASVVLKAMGFSTSELLKEFYQMEALSFNKDGSYSRKLDFNLLVGTRANADILDKAGNAIVKKGKKYTKASTKKMEDAKITELPVELDEVVGKVLAEDIFNEKTGEVICLANEALSESKIMDLIKAGVKEVNVLYIDMINYGDQIRNTLLIDKTETKEDALIKIFERLRPGEPPTVEAASLLFENLFFNKDKYDLSKVGRMKINYKFGMNIPVEETVLTRRDILTTVQYLVELNNGKGKVDDIDHLGNRRVRAVGELLENQFRVGLVRMERAVKERMAIQEIETMMPYDLVNQKPVAAAVKEFFGSSQLSQFMDQTNPLSEVTHKRRLSALGPGGLTRERAGFEVRDVHPTHYGRMCPVETPEGPNIGLITSLATYARVSEYGFIETPYQVIGDDRSISAPKYFSAFEEEGKVIAQLDAKYVKDKHIVGDAIAARSAGDFTIVNANEVQLMDVSPTQMISIATSLIPFLEHDDANRALMGSNMMRQAVPVVRTDAPIVGTGVEQIIARDSGAIVYAKESGKVIFVDSNRIVIQRENFSEGESGVDVYKLTKYQRTNQNTCNNQKALVKEGDKATKGMVIADGPATQLGDLALGQNVLVAFMPWGGYNYEDSILINENILARDVFTSVHIESFEIEARDTKLGKEEITRDIPNVSEEALKDLDEAGIIRVGAIIKPGDILVGKITPKGESQLSPEEKLLKAIFGDKAGDVKDTSLRVPSSVRGTVIDAKVYTREGVELDARSKEIIDHETTLIRRDERIEIKAIQTSAIQKIAEMFKGAKTTDKLISEDGTTELLGKGIAVTGEILASIPFELIGYLPLEAALEEKLSEYFADVRNRITRVRQKANEEIAKLHKGDELPPGVIKKVMVYVAIKRKLQPGDKMAGRHGNKGVISNVVPAEDMPFLADGTPVEIVLNPLGVPSRMNIGQLLELHLGWAGRGLGEKIKMMMEENAKVHELKDFIYQIYKTEEVKDWLKKATDERVIEVAEQLTMGVRFSTSVFDGASEDDIKDMLELGDLDRSGKTTLFDGKTGDVFSEDVTVGAMYMLKLHHLVDEKIHARSTGPYSLVTQQPLGGKAQFGGQRLGEMEVWALEAYGAAYTLQEFLTVKSDDVIGRTRMYESIVKGEQVLEPGLPESFNVLIRELQALCLDIKLEENSEEENTFS